One Primulina huaijiensis isolate GDHJ02 chromosome 8, ASM1229523v2, whole genome shotgun sequence genomic region harbors:
- the LOC140982095 gene encoding uncharacterized protein — MIGDLVFHKALCDLGASINLMPLSVCKKLGLGEPKRTKMSFQLADISIKETPLILRRPFRATGKAVIDVHEGKLRLRVGEEEITLNDAINDPLETTLTLN, encoded by the exons atgattggtgatCTGGTTTTTCATAAAGCTTTgtgtgatcttggtgcaagtatTAATCTTATGCCTTTGTCTGTATGCAAGAAACTTGGACTGGGAGAGCCTAAGCGAACGAAGATGTCCTTTCAATTAGCAGACATATCTATCAA GGAGACGCCTTTGATTCTGAGGAGACCGTTCCGTGCAACTGGAAAGGCCGTGATTGATGTGCACGAAGGGAAATTGAGATTGAGAGTGGGAGAGGAGGAAATCACtcttaat GATGCTATTAACGATCCATTGGAAACCACTCTCACACTAAATTGA